In Candidatus Baltobacteraceae bacterium, a single genomic region encodes these proteins:
- a CDS encoding proline dehydrogenase family protein produces MIDRLLSPDSTFQKRFFFLAKRFVAGETIESAIDAVRRLNAQGMSATLDFLGEDVLERDAALKTRDTYLAMLDAIAAAGVDTNVSIKLTAMGLLVDEDFALENLGTILERAGHNADPFVRIDMEGSPVTDATLRVFERAFALHKNVGEVLQAYLKRTARDVENAIALGARVRLCKGAYSEPAAIAFQSMPEIRAAFLDEAEALLTRGQYPGIATHDPGLIDAVKRLTKARGIASDRFEFQMLYGIRPEVQRQLVREGYRLRVYVPFGTHWAGYFYRRIAERKENALFVLTSIFSK; encoded by the coding sequence GTGATCGATCGCCTGCTCTCGCCCGACTCCACATTTCAAAAGCGTTTCTTTTTTCTAGCCAAGCGCTTCGTCGCCGGTGAGACCATCGAGTCGGCGATCGACGCGGTTCGCCGCCTCAATGCCCAGGGAATGAGCGCCACGCTCGATTTTCTCGGTGAAGACGTTCTCGAACGCGACGCCGCGCTGAAGACGCGCGACACCTACCTCGCCATGCTCGATGCCATCGCCGCTGCGGGCGTGGACACAAACGTCTCGATCAAACTGACCGCGATGGGCTTGCTCGTAGACGAAGACTTCGCGCTCGAAAATCTCGGCACCATCCTGGAACGCGCGGGACACAACGCCGATCCCTTCGTACGCATCGACATGGAAGGCTCGCCCGTGACCGACGCCACGCTGCGCGTCTTCGAGCGCGCGTTCGCGCTCCACAAAAACGTCGGCGAAGTTTTGCAGGCGTATCTCAAGCGCACGGCTCGCGATGTTGAGAATGCGATCGCGCTGGGCGCGCGCGTGCGCTTGTGCAAGGGCGCTTACAGCGAACCCGCCGCGATCGCATTCCAATCGATGCCCGAGATTCGAGCCGCCTTTCTGGACGAGGCCGAAGCGCTGCTCACGCGCGGGCAGTATCCCGGGATCGCCACGCACGACCCCGGGCTGATCGACGCCGTAAAGCGCCTGACGAAAGCACGCGGCATCGCGTCGGATCGATTCGAGTTCCAAATGCTCTACGGTATTCGGCCCGAAGTGCAGCGCCAGCTCGTACGCGAAGGCTATCGCCTGCGCGTCTACGTTCCGTTCGGTACGCATTGGGCGGGGTATTTTTATCGCCGCATCGCCGAACGCAAAGAGAACGCGCTCTTCGTGCTGACCTCGATCTTTTCGAAGTAG
- the dtd gene encoding D-aminoacyl-tRNA deacylase, with amino-acid sequence MRAVVQRVTRASVTVDGAVAGAIERGLLVFVGVGVDDAEPAANQLAQKLLSLRIFPDGAGLMNRSVGEAGGSVLLVSQFTLLGDARRGRRPSFITAAREDRAKPLYELVGHLVEREGIVVRYGIFGADMAVELVNDGPVTILLDTAKTF; translated from the coding sequence GTGCGCGCCGTCGTTCAACGCGTCACGCGGGCGTCGGTCACCGTCGACGGAGCGGTTGCGGGTGCGATCGAACGCGGACTGCTCGTCTTCGTAGGGGTGGGCGTTGACGACGCCGAGCCCGCGGCAAATCAGCTCGCGCAAAAACTGCTATCGCTGCGCATCTTTCCCGACGGCGCCGGATTGATGAACCGCAGCGTCGGCGAGGCCGGCGGCTCGGTGCTGCTGGTCTCGCAATTCACGCTGCTCGGCGATGCGCGCCGGGGACGGCGCCCGTCGTTTATCACTGCCGCGCGTGAGGATCGCGCGAAGCCGCTCTACGAACTCGTGGGGCACCTCGTCGAGCGCGAGGGAATCGTGGTGAGGTACGGCATTTTCGGCGCCGATATGGCCGTCGAACTCGTCAACGACGGCCCCGTGACGATCCTGCTCGATACCGCCAAAACGTTCTAG
- a CDS encoding serine hydrolase domain-containing protein, translating to MNISARARSLRAPAAFAACLLAGCGGSGGSAPTLPLPSASPPVTNATKIDQVVETNYPGGWGVELAVYKNGRPVYVKGYGLRDRGLPDSFGGHDFWGLTQPDVLLHLQRGVFAPDANTIFDLASVSKEFTAAAILLLQQDGKLSVNDPLSKYFPSFPNGQQISLLYLLQHRSGLVDYNSFGQYPDFSSAYAAFVAGGSADYRPIIDLLGTFPLRFAPGTQYDYSNSNYLLLGAIVAQVSGEPLGAFLTQRIFGPLGMTQTHQGFPASPVTDFALGYADYGAGPQRTWQPNLQFLAGPGGLTSTAGDLEKWDRAVNAPGLFAQATLAQMFTPGPFAQSYGAYADGWFVSSLQGHRFIWHDGDVTGYQTVNATFPDDGIDIVILTDDGSGLDPYYVIAPLFPIVLTMAPAS from the coding sequence ATGAACATTTCGGCGCGCGCCAGATCGCTTCGGGCACCGGCCGCCTTCGCGGCATGCCTGCTCGCGGGATGCGGCGGGAGCGGGGGATCGGCTCCCACGCTGCCGCTTCCGAGCGCTTCGCCGCCGGTCACCAACGCTACGAAGATCGACCAGGTCGTTGAGACGAATTATCCCGGCGGCTGGGGAGTCGAACTAGCCGTCTATAAGAACGGCCGGCCGGTGTACGTAAAGGGCTACGGGCTGCGCGATCGGGGTCTTCCAGACTCGTTCGGCGGACACGATTTCTGGGGCCTTACGCAACCGGATGTGCTTTTGCATCTGCAGCGCGGCGTCTTCGCCCCCGACGCGAACACGATCTTCGATCTCGCATCGGTGAGCAAGGAGTTTACGGCGGCGGCGATCTTGTTGCTGCAACAAGATGGGAAACTCTCCGTAAACGACCCGCTCTCGAAATACTTTCCGAGCTTTCCCAACGGGCAGCAGATCTCGCTACTCTATCTGCTTCAACACCGCAGCGGCCTCGTCGACTACAACTCGTTCGGCCAATACCCGGATTTTAGCTCCGCGTACGCGGCCTTCGTGGCGGGCGGCTCGGCCGACTACCGGCCGATTATCGATCTGCTAGGAACGTTTCCGCTGCGGTTCGCGCCGGGTACGCAATACGACTACAGCAATTCCAACTATCTCTTATTGGGCGCGATCGTGGCGCAGGTCAGCGGAGAGCCGCTCGGAGCGTTCTTAACGCAGCGCATCTTCGGGCCGCTCGGAATGACGCAAACGCATCAAGGTTTTCCGGCGTCCCCGGTTACGGATTTCGCGTTGGGCTACGCCGACTACGGCGCCGGGCCGCAGCGCACGTGGCAACCAAATCTGCAATTTCTCGCCGGACCCGGCGGGCTCACCTCGACGGCCGGCGATCTCGAGAAGTGGGATCGGGCGGTGAACGCACCGGGATTGTTCGCGCAGGCGACGCTCGCGCAGATGTTTACCCCCGGGCCGTTCGCGCAATCGTACGGCGCGTACGCCGACGGATGGTTCGTAAGCTCGCTGCAAGGCCATCGCTTCATTTGGCACGACGGCGACGTAACCGGTTATCAAACCGTAAACGCAACGTTTCCCGACGACGGAATCGATATCGTCATCTTGACCGACGACGGCTCGGGGCTCGATCCGTATTATGTGATCGCGCCCCTCTTTCCGATCGTGCTGACGATGGCGCCCGCGAGTTAG